A single window of Usitatibacter rugosus DNA harbors:
- a CDS encoding MFS transporter — MKGRTFFQRQLWLVMVAVMVMVMGSIAATVGLMYRAFDASIAPQMLEKAKTAGRSLNSLLSQAAAYDLPLEKLVGVPELFAGTARDHPEIARIELLRDGKALHTQGPQMPADLTTRIPVPGYEAERAELAVSIDPQYVRRIFEEMSLDLLVVAVVSLFISLELLYFLAGGLLADLGRIRTQVAALSKGAIFALPRSTWLGRDLSAALGARSEAVARRYEQVLESLRAKYRARHEGSRTGIHRAIAELRTLRSTFSFSDTRRSYGSHGAALILGAMRAPFFLLLLADDLSRSFMPLFAAGLEVGPLPMSPSVVASLPIFAFMLVVALSQPVLGGWSERIGRRRSFLAGAGLACVAHMLSAQSSTLLELLVWRSAGGAAWAIAFVAAQGYVLDHTDSRTRTVGLAAFVGIIMVSMICGPSIGGILADGIGYRGTLALGGVLTFGSLALAYRRLPIDGAGERLLPASSAAAPKRASLSLAFSNRRFLGLLLLAAVPAKLILIAYCFYLIPLYIIDVGSSSAMAGRMIMLYSVMMVLLVPWMANWVVALRARRKNDPEALFVAAGLALSGLAGLAMALPLGLLSPLILVFLLGVGQSLSISPQAAMVAEVCKDEIRTLGQSAVYGVYRMVERMGNASGPLVAAALLELGGFKTAFIAIGVLVLVCAAIFAAIFLPRRAAASDPAKATV; from the coding sequence ATGAAGGGCCGCACCTTCTTCCAGCGGCAGCTCTGGCTGGTGATGGTGGCCGTGATGGTCATGGTGATGGGCTCGATCGCCGCGACCGTGGGCCTGATGTACCGCGCGTTCGACGCGAGCATCGCGCCCCAGATGCTCGAGAAAGCGAAGACCGCCGGCCGCTCGCTGAACAGCCTCCTCTCGCAAGCCGCGGCGTACGACCTCCCGCTGGAAAAGCTCGTGGGCGTGCCCGAGCTCTTCGCCGGCACCGCCCGCGACCATCCGGAGATCGCACGCATCGAGCTCCTGCGCGACGGCAAGGCACTCCACACGCAGGGGCCGCAGATGCCCGCGGATCTCACGACGCGGATCCCGGTGCCCGGCTACGAGGCCGAGCGTGCGGAGCTCGCCGTATCGATCGACCCGCAATACGTGCGCCGCATCTTCGAGGAGATGTCGCTGGACCTCCTCGTCGTCGCCGTCGTGAGCCTCTTCATCTCCCTCGAGCTCCTCTACTTCCTCGCCGGCGGCTTGCTCGCCGACCTGGGGCGCATCCGCACGCAGGTGGCCGCGCTCTCGAAGGGCGCCATCTTCGCGCTGCCGCGTTCAACCTGGTTGGGCCGCGATCTCAGCGCGGCACTCGGCGCTCGCTCGGAGGCCGTGGCCCGGCGCTACGAGCAGGTCCTCGAATCCTTGCGGGCGAAGTATCGCGCTCGCCACGAAGGCAGCCGCACGGGAATCCATCGCGCGATCGCTGAGCTGCGCACGTTACGCTCGACGTTCAGCTTCTCCGACACGCGCCGCTCGTACGGCTCGCATGGCGCCGCGCTGATCCTCGGCGCCATGCGCGCGCCCTTTTTCCTGCTGCTGCTCGCCGACGATCTCTCGCGGTCCTTCATGCCGCTCTTCGCCGCGGGGCTGGAAGTCGGCCCGTTGCCGATGTCGCCCAGCGTCGTCGCGAGCCTGCCGATCTTCGCCTTCATGCTGGTCGTGGCGCTCTCGCAGCCCGTGCTGGGCGGTTGGAGCGAGCGCATCGGGCGGCGCCGTTCCTTCCTCGCCGGCGCGGGGCTCGCGTGTGTCGCGCACATGCTCTCGGCGCAGTCGAGCACGCTGCTGGAGCTGCTGGTGTGGCGCTCGGCCGGCGGTGCTGCGTGGGCCATCGCGTTCGTCGCCGCACAGGGCTACGTGCTCGACCACACCGACTCGCGCACGCGCACGGTGGGCCTGGCCGCCTTCGTCGGCATCATCATGGTCTCGATGATCTGCGGGCCGTCGATCGGCGGGATCCTCGCCGACGGCATCGGCTACCGCGGCACGCTGGCCCTGGGGGGCGTGCTCACGTTCGGCTCGCTGGCGCTTGCGTATCGCCGGCTTCCCATCGATGGCGCGGGCGAGCGCCTCCTGCCGGCGTCCTCGGCTGCCGCACCCAAGAGGGCGAGCCTCTCGCTCGCCTTCTCGAATCGCCGCTTCCTCGGGCTGCTACTGCTCGCCGCCGTTCCCGCGAAGCTGATCCTCATCGCCTACTGCTTCTACCTCATCCCGCTCTACATCATCGACGTCGGCAGCAGCTCCGCGATGGCGGGCCGCATGATCATGCTGTACTCGGTGATGATGGTGCTGCTGGTGCCGTGGATGGCCAACTGGGTCGTGGCACTCCGAGCCCGCCGCAAGAACGACCCCGAGGCGCTGTTCGTCGCGGCCGGCCTCGCGCTCTCGGGGCTCGCGGGCCTCGCGATGGCCCTGCCGCTGGGCCTCCTCTCGCCGCTGATCCTGGTCTTCCTGCTCGGCGTGGGCCAGTCGCTGTCGATTTCCCCACAGGCCGCGATGGTCGCGGAGGTCTGCAAGGACGAGATCCGCACGCTCGGCCAAAGCGCGGTGTACGGCGTCTATCGCATGGTCGAGCGCATGGGCAACGCGAGCGGGCCGCTCGTGGCCGCGGCACTGCTCGAGCTGGGCGGCTTCAAGACGGCCTTCATCGCGATCGGGGTGCTGGTGCTCGTGTGCGCGGCGATCTTCGCCGCGATCTTCCTGCCGCGGCGCGCTGCCGCGAGCGATCCCGCGAAGGCGACCGTGTAA
- a CDS encoding ABC transporter substrate-binding protein: protein MRRTFLKQAGALSAAALAQRAWGQAAAPMRIYAVTWRGKTQVEIGMEDFFGKQGVPVEFIWRDAAQTPARLEGFAKEIKELRPDLVFTWGTTATLGIAGAYDAADPQRFVTDIPLLFAMVADPVGAKVVPALRVQGRDITGVFHVAPLAAQVESMRTYRKFEKLGVIYNAAEANSVAIVASLKRLGNAQRFGVVDVAFDRDASGKPLSTGIADKIATLKQAGAEWLYLGPDTYLLTQMKEVAAAALEHRIATFSATEAVLNSPFPVLTGLVSSYYLVGQFAGFKAVQVLQKRLRARDIPIETLSRYSFIVRMEVAKQLDILPPVALFNYAIVK from the coding sequence ATGCGCCGGACCTTCCTCAAGCAGGCCGGAGCGCTTTCCGCGGCGGCGCTCGCGCAGCGCGCCTGGGGGCAGGCCGCCGCGCCGATGCGCATCTACGCGGTGACCTGGCGCGGCAAGACGCAGGTCGAGATCGGCATGGAGGACTTCTTCGGCAAGCAGGGCGTGCCGGTGGAGTTCATCTGGCGCGATGCGGCGCAGACCCCGGCGCGCCTCGAGGGCTTCGCGAAGGAGATCAAGGAGCTGCGCCCCGACCTCGTCTTCACCTGGGGCACCACGGCCACGCTCGGCATCGCGGGTGCGTACGATGCGGCCGATCCGCAGCGCTTCGTGACCGACATCCCGCTGCTCTTCGCGATGGTGGCCGATCCCGTCGGGGCGAAGGTGGTGCCCGCGCTCCGGGTCCAGGGCCGCGACATCACGGGCGTGTTCCACGTCGCGCCGCTCGCCGCGCAAGTCGAGTCGATGCGCACGTACCGCAAGTTCGAGAAGCTCGGCGTGATCTACAACGCGGCCGAGGCGAACTCGGTGGCGATCGTCGCGTCGCTGAAGCGCCTCGGAAACGCGCAGCGCTTCGGCGTGGTGGATGTCGCGTTCGATCGCGATGCCAGCGGCAAACCGCTTTCCACCGGCATCGCCGACAAGATCGCCACACTCAAGCAGGCCGGGGCCGAATGGCTCTACCTGGGGCCCGACACCTACCTGCTCACGCAGATGAAGGAAGTCGCCGCCGCCGCGCTCGAGCACCGCATCGCCACGTTCTCCGCGACCGAGGCCGTCCTCAACTCCCCCTTCCCCGTCCTGACCGGGTTGGTTTCCAGCTATTACCTGGTCGGGCAGTTCGCCGGCTTCAAGGCCGTCCAGGTGCTGCAAAAGCGCCTCCGGGCGCGCGACATCCCCATCGAGACGCTCTCGCGCTACTCGTTCATCGTGCGCATGGAAGTCGCCAAGCAGCTCGACATCCTGCCGCCCGTGGCGCTGTTCAACTACGCCATCGTGAAGTAG
- a CDS encoding protein kinase domain-containing protein, whose amino-acid sequence MANDSNKTDESSLPDITRLARDGRRADPDATVVMPPSAAADSDPTVVLARPPEPEPKPEDTTPLALPAGFRLFEYRVDKVLGQGGFGITYLASDVNLNSRVAIKEYLPEQFACRTEDISVAPRTVTDGDFFERGLESYLVEARTLATFRHPNIVKVARFFEAHNTAYMVLEYEHGESLKKWWPRHKAMSEIDLLGLLAPLLDGLAVVHEAGFLHRDIKPDNIYVRDADGSLVLLDFGAARQVTKARSEEDNFVTPGYGPIEQYVLAEQGPWTDVYALGATLYWMICGKRPQQAPDRMVFPDPMVPALEMGKGRYSLEFLAAIDWALKPETQDRPRDIAEFREALFAAHPSIGNLQEALRAGEKGGGRIGQMLLHPGTWPLAVKMTIALVLTALTPMLIVAYYNYTSSVARVSAAELRNLEQLSSSVSGRLGQLMADSSGLALFLSRDPEFAALLQKPTEASKAKVLATLKDVVTANPDVQVATILNADGKALVSSYPGVAGGNFGYRQYFLEGIRGRRYATSIIVGATAGEPGVFFANPVKDSAGKVIGVVTLRVKGSSISSILEAAREESDRSAMLVDADGIIVHHTDKSQLYKSLVTLPADKAGEIVYDQRFRREKIDTVNMPDLAAAVTGAKARGYVDYRSTISGKEEIAGFAPVPGNEWTVVMTESREVFEKPLRRVLVNVITSVLLVGLVFLVLAVWFARKIVRPIESLTAAAHALKSADYDKANVPVTSSDEIGQFMRVFNTMIDVLRQRERELAAGGRGKRR is encoded by the coding sequence ATGGCTAACGACAGCAACAAGACCGACGAATCCTCGCTGCCGGACATTACCCGGCTCGCCCGCGATGGACGGCGCGCGGATCCCGATGCGACGGTCGTGATGCCCCCGTCCGCAGCGGCCGACAGCGATCCCACGGTAGTCCTGGCACGCCCGCCGGAGCCCGAGCCCAAGCCGGAAGACACCACGCCGCTCGCCCTTCCCGCGGGCTTCCGCCTCTTCGAGTATCGCGTCGACAAGGTGCTGGGCCAGGGCGGCTTCGGCATCACCTACCTCGCGAGCGACGTGAACCTGAATTCACGCGTCGCCATCAAGGAGTACCTCCCCGAGCAGTTCGCCTGCCGCACCGAGGACATCTCGGTGGCGCCCCGGACGGTGACCGACGGAGACTTCTTCGAGCGCGGGCTGGAGAGCTACCTCGTCGAGGCCCGCACGCTCGCGACGTTCCGCCATCCGAACATCGTGAAGGTCGCGCGCTTCTTCGAGGCGCACAACACCGCGTACATGGTGCTCGAGTACGAGCATGGCGAGTCGCTGAAGAAGTGGTGGCCCCGGCACAAGGCGATGTCCGAGATCGACCTCCTCGGCTTGCTGGCACCGCTGCTGGATGGGCTGGCCGTCGTGCACGAGGCCGGCTTCCTGCATCGCGACATCAAGCCCGACAACATCTACGTTCGCGATGCGGATGGCTCGCTCGTGCTCCTGGATTTCGGAGCCGCGCGCCAGGTTACCAAGGCGCGAAGCGAAGAGGACAACTTCGTCACGCCCGGCTACGGGCCGATCGAGCAATACGTGCTGGCCGAGCAGGGGCCGTGGACGGACGTCTACGCGCTCGGGGCGACGCTCTACTGGATGATCTGCGGCAAGCGCCCGCAGCAGGCGCCCGACCGCATGGTTTTTCCGGACCCCATGGTGCCCGCTCTCGAAATGGGCAAGGGCCGGTACAGCCTCGAGTTCCTCGCCGCCATCGACTGGGCGTTGAAGCCCGAGACACAGGACCGGCCGCGCGACATCGCCGAATTCCGCGAGGCGCTCTTCGCGGCGCATCCGTCGATCGGCAACCTGCAGGAGGCGCTGCGCGCCGGTGAAAAGGGCGGCGGGCGGATCGGCCAGATGCTCCTGCATCCGGGCACTTGGCCGCTCGCGGTCAAGATGACGATCGCGCTGGTGCTCACGGCGCTCACACCCATGCTGATCGTCGCGTACTACAACTACACGTCGAGCGTGGCGCGGGTGAGCGCTGCGGAGCTTCGCAATCTCGAGCAACTCTCCAGCAGCGTGTCCGGCCGCCTGGGCCAGCTGATGGCGGACAGCAGCGGGCTGGCACTCTTCCTCAGCCGCGATCCCGAGTTCGCCGCGTTGCTGCAGAAGCCGACCGAAGCGAGCAAGGCCAAAGTGCTCGCCACATTGAAGGATGTCGTCACCGCGAATCCGGACGTGCAAGTCGCGACGATCCTGAACGCCGACGGCAAGGCGCTGGTGTCGAGCTACCCCGGTGTCGCCGGCGGCAACTTCGGCTACCGGCAGTATTTCCTCGAGGGCATCCGCGGCCGCCGGTACGCCACCAGCATCATCGTCGGCGCCACGGCGGGCGAACCGGGCGTGTTCTTCGCCAACCCGGTCAAGGATTCGGCCGGGAAGGTGATCGGGGTCGTGACGCTGCGCGTGAAGGGCTCGTCGATCTCGTCGATCCTCGAGGCCGCGCGCGAGGAATCGGATCGCAGCGCGATGCTCGTCGATGCCGACGGCATCATCGTCCATCACACCGACAAGTCGCAGCTCTACAAGAGCCTCGTGACACTGCCCGCGGACAAGGCGGGCGAGATCGTCTACGACCAGCGCTTCCGCCGCGAGAAGATCGACACGGTCAACATGCCGGACCTGGCGGCGGCCGTGACCGGCGCCAAGGCGCGCGGCTACGTGGACTATCGTTCCACGATCTCCGGCAAGGAAGAGATCGCCGGCTTCGCGCCCGTGCCCGGCAACGAGTGGACGGTCGTGATGACCGAATCTCGCGAGGTGTTCGAGAAGCCGCTGCGGCGGGTCCTGGTGAACGTCATCACCAGCGTGCTGCTGGTGGGGCTCGTGTTCCTGGTGCTCGCCGTGTGGTTCGCGCGGAAGATCGTGCGCCCGATCGAGTCGCTGACGGCGGCCGCCCATGCGCTCAAGAGCGCGGACTACGACAAGGCCAACGTGCCGGTGACTTCCAGCGACGAGATCGGGCAATTCATGCGGGTCTTCAACACGATGATCGACGTGTTGCGCCAGCGGGAGCGCGAGCTCGCCGCGGGCGGGCGCGGGAAGCGCCGGTAG
- a CDS encoding GNAT family N-acetyltransferase has product MDIKPVTLTGKHLRLEPLTAAHTPDLEYACKDSPDGRRTIWRYLLDARIYREQGMAGMVKTLLDRQATGSDLPFAMIDLKSGNAVGTTRFMEIQLADRVVEIGTWLGLGFQREGLNLESKHLMLKHAFDTLGAVRVQFKIDHRNFASLDAIERLRAYREGVMRNHIILADGTPRSSVYYSILDSEWPAIELHLEALLARAGS; this is encoded by the coding sequence GTGGACATCAAACCCGTGACACTGACCGGCAAGCACCTTCGCCTCGAGCCCCTCACCGCGGCTCACACGCCGGACCTCGAATACGCATGCAAGGACTCTCCGGATGGGCGCCGCACCATCTGGCGCTACCTCCTCGATGCCCGAATCTATCGCGAGCAGGGCATGGCCGGCATGGTGAAGACGCTACTTGACAGGCAGGCCACCGGATCCGACCTGCCCTTCGCGATGATCGATCTCAAGAGCGGCAACGCCGTCGGCACCACGCGCTTCATGGAGATCCAGCTCGCGGACCGCGTGGTCGAGATCGGCACGTGGCTCGGCCTCGGCTTCCAGCGCGAGGGGCTCAATCTCGAGAGCAAGCACCTGATGCTGAAACACGCGTTCGATACGCTCGGTGCCGTGCGCGTCCAGTTCAAGATTGACCACCGCAACTTCGCCTCGCTCGACGCGATCGAGCGGCTGCGCGCCTACCGCGAGGGCGTGATGCGCAACCACATCATCCTCGCCGACGGCACGCCGCGATCCTCGGTCTACTACAGCATCCTGGACAGCGAGTGGCCCGCGATCGAGCTGCACCTGGAAGCCCTGTTGGCGCGCGCCGGAAGTTGA
- a CDS encoding OsmC family protein produces the protein MNSHEFVALQAPLKRLYRTNERAALLTLKAQGTLDEPNLTCKVDTGRGLAVAGLHEATGGTGLELCSGDMLLEALVACAGVSLRAAATLLDIQIHSGRVWAEGDVDLRGCLGMEREVPVGFKEIRLRFDVQSNASPEQLDELLRVTEQYCVVNNTLRAGAKVAFDLDLSRGY, from the coding sequence ATGAACTCGCATGAATTCGTCGCACTCCAGGCTCCCCTCAAGCGGCTCTACCGCACGAACGAGCGCGCAGCGCTGCTCACCCTGAAAGCGCAGGGCACGCTCGATGAGCCCAACCTCACCTGCAAGGTCGACACCGGCCGCGGCCTCGCGGTCGCCGGACTGCACGAGGCCACCGGCGGCACGGGGCTCGAGCTCTGCTCCGGCGACATGCTGCTGGAGGCGCTCGTCGCCTGCGCGGGCGTCTCGCTGCGCGCGGCCGCCACGCTGCTCGACATCCAGATCCACTCGGGGCGCGTGTGGGCGGAGGGTGACGTGGACCTGCGGGGCTGCCTCGGGATGGAGCGCGAGGTGCCGGTCGGCTTCAAGGAGATCCGGCTGCGCTTCGATGTCCAGTCGAACGCATCTCCCGAGCAGTTGGACGAGCTGTTGCGCGTGACGGAGCAATACTGCGTCGTGAACAACACGCTGCGCGCGGGCGCCAAGGTGGCCTTCGACCTGGACCTCTCGAGGGGGTACTAG
- a CDS encoding DASS family sodium-coupled anion symporter — MSALAFLRQPLVKQGISFALALGIWFAPVPEGLTVQAWHVFAIFASAIFSVIVNAFPLLTASTLAVAAAVLTRTVEPAKAFSGFANASVLLVVVAFLVANAVVQSGLGRRISYLVVSVFGRSTLGLGYSIFVTDALMAPAFPSNTARGGVLFPIVLSLAQSGGKPEQEPERRLGGYLMFCGMASLSASSALWLTATSSNALGISLAAQHGMEIGFGSWLVASSVPALTAIFLLPLMIYRWFPPGVTATPNAPAAAREALRAMGPLSRDERIVAVVFAVMVTGWVMAGAWNINLTAVAFAGLGTLLATRVLTLEHMEVQGGTLVTFLWLAVLFALSGQLNELGFMGYVGGQLTSFLGGMDWRLVYVVLLVLYVLMHYMFVSQSTHILALFAVFLDVAVRAGVPVELMAFGLLFASSYFSTITPQGGSQNVIFVGSRYLTQGELYRLGILTTGFCLLVFLVVGTPWLLFVAR; from the coding sequence GTGAGCGCACTCGCCTTCCTTCGGCAGCCCCTCGTGAAGCAGGGCATCTCCTTCGCCCTGGCCCTCGGCATCTGGTTCGCGCCGGTGCCGGAAGGGCTGACCGTCCAGGCGTGGCATGTCTTCGCCATCTTCGCCTCGGCCATCTTCTCCGTCATCGTGAATGCCTTTCCCCTCCTCACCGCTTCGACGCTGGCGGTGGCGGCAGCGGTCCTCACGCGCACCGTCGAGCCCGCGAAGGCCTTCTCCGGCTTCGCCAACGCGAGTGTCCTCCTGGTGGTCGTTGCGTTCCTCGTCGCCAATGCCGTCGTGCAATCGGGGCTCGGGCGGCGCATCAGCTATCTCGTCGTGAGCGTGTTCGGCCGCTCGACGCTCGGCCTGGGCTACAGCATCTTCGTCACCGATGCGCTGATGGCGCCGGCCTTTCCCAGCAACACCGCGCGGGGCGGCGTGCTCTTCCCGATCGTGCTGTCCCTCGCCCAGAGCGGCGGCAAGCCGGAGCAGGAGCCCGAGCGGCGCCTCGGCGGCTACCTGATGTTCTGCGGGATGGCGAGCCTCAGTGCTTCATCGGCCCTCTGGCTCACCGCCACTTCGTCGAACGCGCTTGGGATCTCGCTCGCCGCTCAGCACGGCATGGAGATCGGCTTCGGTTCGTGGCTCGTGGCCTCGTCGGTTCCGGCATTGACGGCGATCTTCCTCCTTCCCCTCATGATCTACCGCTGGTTCCCGCCCGGCGTCACCGCGACGCCCAATGCGCCGGCGGCCGCGCGCGAGGCCCTGCGCGCCATGGGCCCGCTCTCGCGCGACGAGCGGATCGTGGCGGTCGTGTTCGCCGTCATGGTCACGGGCTGGGTGATGGCGGGCGCGTGGAACATCAACCTCACTGCCGTGGCCTTCGCGGGTCTCGGGACGCTGCTCGCAACGCGCGTCCTCACGCTCGAGCACATGGAGGTGCAGGGAGGAACGCTGGTCACCTTCCTCTGGCTCGCGGTGCTGTTCGCGTTGAGCGGCCAGCTGAACGAGCTCGGCTTCATGGGATACGTCGGCGGGCAGCTCACGTCGTTCCTCGGCGGCATGGACTGGCGGCTGGTGTACGTGGTGCTCCTCGTGCTCTACGTATTGATGCACTACATGTTCGTCAGCCAGTCGACGCACATCCTCGCGCTCTTCGCCGTGTTCCTCGACGTGGCCGTGCGCGCCGGCGTTCCCGTGGAGCTCATGGCCTTCGGGCTCTTGTTCGCCAGCAGCTATTTCTCCACGATCACGCCGCAGGGCGGCAGCCAGAACGTGATCTTCGTGGGCAGCCGCTACCTCACGCAGGGCGAGCTCTACCGGCTCGGAATCCTCACGACCGGGTTCTGCCTCCTGGTTTTCCTCGTGGTCGGCACGCCGTGGTTGTTGTTCGTCGCAAGGTGA